The DNA region AGTTATTTTTAACTATTATGGTTGATCTTTTAGTTTACTCTAATATATAATCTGGTGCACTTTTGTAGGCTGATACAAGTAACATGGATGCAGACAAATGGTTTCATATATGACCTCAAAAATTTAAGCAAAGTTTGTTGCTTTACCTACCTACTCATGTAATATTTTGTCTCTGGTTTGAGAGACTCCTAATGTTTTGATTCAGTGGGACTCTACTAAGAAAAGTAACAGCATTGTGATTATTGTTGATATGCAGTATGTCTTTACTATTCTGCATGATTGTATCATGCtgttaatttttttatttttttagtatCTTTAACTAATTTGCTTCTTTTGCAGCTTCAATTTGAAAGTTTTTAACATCAAGCTAGATATTGAAAGTTGATTGACTAGTAGTATAACGGACTTCAACTAGCTACTATGTCTGATTAACAAATTTCCATGGCCGAAAATATATATCTTGTAATATTGAATTCattaaaacaaattgaaaattTATACAAGCTGGATGGGTCTGTATTTAAACACAAGCTGTTTGTTTATTTTTCCCGAGATTCTCTTTAGTACTAAGGAGAATGCTTAAAAACTCCTTTTAATATTGCAAGCTAGGTCTTAACGACTTACTTTTACAATTTCTGTAGCTTGGGACATTTAATCATGATATGAAAGATGGCTGGGGTCTTGCAACTGATGGAAAAGTCTTGTTTGGAAGTGATGGAAGTTCAACATTATACCAAATTGACCCTCAAACATTTAAAGGTCAGTCTCTCAAATCAAATTTTATTTGTTTCCTTTTACCATTTTATTAGCGAAACCCTATTCTCAGACCTTTTCTTGCCTTGCATTTTCTGGAACTTACACTTTCCTCTCCATTGTAGCTATATCCAAACAAGTTGTCTTCTATAAGGGTCATCAAGTACACAATCTCAATGAACTGGAATATATAAATGGTGAAGTTTGGGCAAATGTATTTATGGTACGGGTTTTCATGATCAACTATGATTGTTGTAGTTAGAGAAAATATATTTCCTTCCCTAAAATTATGAAAAACAGGGACAAATGTTTGACATGTATGCATGAGGCATGTGGCCTAAGCGCTCTGTTAAACTGGGTATTATTTGAGACTGATTTTTCATTGTGTAGACTGACTGTATTGCAAAAATCTCTCCTAAAGATGGTGTTGTTGTTGGGTGGATTCTCCTCCCAAATTTAAGGTGTGGCTCATGTTTCCTTTTCTTATAAAAGATTTGACACAACAAAGTGAATCCCTAATTTGGTTCTTCAGCCGATTAGCAACATCAAATTGGTCCTCAATGCTTTTCAATCACTGTAAGGCATTAAGTTGGTCCTAGTAAACACTTTTTGATGCCAAAAAATTTATCATTCGGTGGATAGCCATATTGGTAATCTTTTGAGGAATTGAGTGGGGATTTACTCTAGCACCTAATAAGTATCTTTGTATATTTGTTGCTAAAGTTTTGTTTAATCTATCATATGCAGGAAAGAATTAATCGAAGCTGGGAATAATGTAAGGAACCCGAGCCTTTTGTTTCATCTACAGATAATAATTTTTTTGTCATATTATTCAGTGTGTATTTAAATTGTTATTAGAGGTAGCTGTTGCTAAAGATTTTCTGCTTATGTGCTTTCTTATATTTTAGGCTATTGATGTTTTGAATGGGATAGCATGGGATGCTGAGCAGGAACGGATTTTTGGTAGGCTCCagttttttttataattattataCACTTTTTATTTGACCATATTTATTTAAGCATATCATTTCCATTCCATCCATTTGAGACTTGATTCTTTTTTTGTAATCATAATTATTAAACATGGCATTGACATTTGATAAAAACAAGGGTCAAATTGAAGTGACCTGACTAAAGAATCTAGTTAGATTAGACTTCTCGTGTTTTGCTTGACAATTTTAAACTGGTATGCATAAGAATACAAGGTTCGACGCATGATCTAGCAGTTGGTAAAATGTTGTATTCTTTTTCTTTAAGCAGTTTTGTGGTAAGCATCAATGACTGAATGTTAAGGTCATGTTTCACTTACTGTTTTATTTGTTAAAATGttttattttctgttttcaaaGCTGTGTATAGGAAGCAATAAATACAGCCAAAAGTTGTTTTTCAAATAATTTTTACACAACTTTGAGAACACTGAAAAAGTGAAAACATACAGTAGTTTGCAAGTAAAAAGTTTCATAAAATATCTTCTGAATCCAAAGCCTGTTTGGTTTGTAAAATAACATTTtctatttatttcatttttcatttgcataattgcttcttgttttcattttgtttttaaaaaattCTATGGTGAAGAcatatttcttttttatttttcacaATTTGTTCTACAAATATTTGAAATTGGAGAATAAATGCAGGTTTTTTCCCCATGAAGTTTATGTGACTTATGTTCTTGATTGCAGTGACTGGAAAACTGTGGCCCAAGTTGTATGAAATCAAAGTTTCACCCATAAAATCAAAAATTGAAGAAGGGATGGCTGAGCAGCTTTGCTTGCGCAAGCCTTTCCAATTTCTATGATTTATAGCTGTGTGCCCAGTATTGAACTCTATTTGGAAGCAAAGGGCAGCCAAATTGAATTTTGAAGATGGTATTGACTTGATCCATTTCAAACAAAGTGTCATTTTTCTGTAACAGAAAAGTGCAAAACAAAAGGTAATTTGAGGTGTCGTTTGCTGGAAAGGAATGGAAATACAATCCCTAATGAGTAAGAATATCAgtatttaaatttaaatattgTCATGTCATGTTTCATCACAACTTAAGACCTCGATTTGGTAAGGGATTTTGAGGAGGGAAATGTCCAGAAATTTTGATAAATGTGTGCCACTGTTTGAGCATGTTTATAAAGTTTGAGGCCTTAGATGAAATCATCAATGATAGTTGGTGTGATAAAAATTATCAACTTTCTTTTTATTTCTAAACACTCTAAGCTACAAAAATGTTTATCAAAGTTTTATGTCTAACTAATTGTCATATTTTATGTATGACTAGTCAGTTAAATTTTAACATAGTTGATCTCTTGAATTCTCGAATATAAAGAGTTAATTACTAATTTACACATGGAAAAGAATGAATACTCTCAAAATTGTATATCAAAGTTTTATGATTAATTCTCATGTTTTATCCTCTATAGGTGAAATGACTAGTCCATTcaatatatttttctttttaaattgTCTATCCCATGTAACTTCACTTTGTGAAAAAAAACCGTGTCTTCTCAAAACTACATAATTAATGACTAAGTTGGACATGGAAAATATGAATACTTTAATTTCCTTCTCTCTTAACATTATGAGGATGTTGATTCTAGACAAATAAAACTAAGAGGAGCTTTGAAACACATGCTTGGCTAGGGTTTCCTTCCCTTGCATGAGTTGCGTCGTTTATTGAGTTTTCACGGCTTTTGTTGGGCTGTAACATTGCTCTGTGCTTTAAAGAAGTTACGTATGTTTGTTTATTGTTTGTGTTGTTTGCGATCTCTGCTTGTTTCTTATCATTGTACATCTTTGATTTTTGGTGTGTGGCTGTTGTTTGTTTGCGTCATTAATTAAGTTTTCATGGATGTGCCGCATCAATGCTTTGGTTTTGATATTCGCTTTTTTTGTGCCCAAGCAATTGAGTCGTGTTGCATGTTTTCATCGTTGGCGTTCATGTTCTTTGTTGATCTTTTCATTTTGGTTAATGATTTTTTAGCATGCATGTATGTTTTTAGCTGCATTGGGTTGATCCCGGTGGATGTGTGATGTGTTGTAAGGCTGCAAATGCATGGTAATGTGAAGTAGTAATAAGAGATATCGATTGATATGTACTGATTTTTTTCTTAACGGTGTGCAGTTAAAGCAATCGAAAAGTGCAGTGATTCGGTGCAAAGTGAAGTAAAATTAACCGATAATAAAATTGATTATCCAAAATTTAACATGAGGATATCTAAGTAATTTATAAAAAATAGATAAATATGTATGACACCCACTTTCGTGACGTGCGTATCTAGATGTATTTCTGGGATGGTTAAGTGGTTTTTTCAATCGAGAGCGAGTCATCTTCTCACGGTGGATGCCTTGCTACACAATTGTTTAGAAATTTGCGATCAAATATCAACTCATATCCTTTTGGATTGCAGTCGTATCTGGGTTGCCTTTACTTTTGCAACCGACACAAATATTTTTAAGATATCGGattctaaaataaaaatatctaTAAATCTCATAGATTGTTTTCAGATAAATCAAAGGGGGTTGCATTGAGATAAATTCTCACGAGCCATTATCCTTATAAAACTACTAATTCATGGTGAGGTAAACAATGATTAAACAAGTAAAAGACATATCAtgcaaaataaataaaaaacaattcTAAATAAATAACTTAAAAAACAATTGTAAATAAATAACTTGAATAAGAGAAAGTTGAATTAAAATAAAGAATTCATAGATTGTAAATAAATAACTTGAATAAGAGAAAGTTGGATTGAAATAAAGAATTCAGAGGAATACAACAATGTTGTAGAGAAATTATAATGGAGAGCAAAAATAACAAAAACTAAGAGTTACAAAGTAAATGCAAGTAACAAGTGATAAAACTCCCATCTTCCTCAAACTTAAGTGCATTATTTATACAAAACTATCATTTAGTTTTATATTAACACTCATAATTTTGTGCATAATCATTAAGGAACATTAAGTATTGGAAAGTTTTAGATGTTCAAAAGTCACAAAAACGCCTAAAATTATTGATTTCGTAAGCGTTGTTGGGTGCAACACGGGTGTGTCACCTGACTGTGTCAGGAAACATGACCCGTGTCAGAGAAGACAACCAACCCATGTTGCCCCTAGTTTATTTGTATGGTGCAACATCTTTGGGCCAACAAGACCCTTATCAGCTGACATAGCCCAACCGTGTTGACCTTAGGTATTTTGTATGACGAGTCTTCCTTTTCTTGCGATCCTTTGTCTTTTTCGCTCTAGTTGATTCCATTACTCTCTTATTTCTTAAAAACATCAAAAGAACATAAAAGTGCATAAATTCGAACTAAAACATTAAAAACACACAAGAAAGCGGAAATAAAACAAACTAAAAATATGATATAATAATCACTTATCAAACACCAAAAATTTAATCTATTGCTTGTCCTCAATCAACAAGCTTGCTTAGAAAAAATTCGGATCAAATAATTAAGTTTTTAAAAAGCTTAAGAGAATGAAATCACTAGTACTCATACGTGGCTCATTGTTCCGACTGGCTAATATCTAGGCTCCCCCGTACTCGCTGACACCAAAATCATTTCAAGAACACAAGAATGTAAAATAAATACATACAAACGTTTCCTATTTAGGTCACCTCTCTAACTATGCTTTGGACTTAagtatctttttatttttttattttccttCCCTTTTGTTCGGACAATTAAATCAAGGCATGAAATAATGATAGtcatcacacacacacaagaTCGATCaagttttttgttttgtttttacACCAGATAAGAAATTACTTGCCATCTTTATTTGCATATGAAATTATACGCTTTTGTGTGTTTATTTATTGCCCATTTTGGATTGACGTTGGGGTTTAACCACTGTTGGACTGAATAACCGGGTGAGGGTTACCCAACTTAGTAGATGCAATTGTCTTTTACTGTCATTTTTCATCTTTTTGGTGcttatatatttttttcttttctcaaTCGGTCATACATGACACGTGGATAAAAAATATGCTAGTATATCAAAATAAACTACTTGAAAGGTACTTCTCAGAGATCGAGTACTATGGTACAAAATACATGTTAGACTCGTATAATACATGGGAAACTTATAGTGTTCGGGTAATATCGATTTTATTAACTTTTCACGGATCCTTAAACTCAACCTATCATCCCTTCAAACCTATATATTTTCTCGGGTGTTTCTCAAACTCaaaaaaatttcagaattttttaATAGCTCAAATTTTGGGGAAATCTAACCGTGAAACATGCAACACACACAAACAATCCTAAAaaacacaacacacacacacacacacacacacacacaagctatcctaaacaacacaaaacatacaagCAAAAATTTAAAGTACAAAAATAGAAAAGGGGAATACCCCGATGGTGGTAATCAATCCCCCGATCACTATATCCCCTATGGGAGAATTAGCAACGCGGCTTAACTGTTTAGCAAGACCAAGAGCAACATTTACAGAGTAGCTATTCACCATCGCATGGAAAAGGTACAACTTTTTAAGGATAGCAGACCCTGTGTTATCACCTCTGGAAAACATAGTGTACTCCGGGACTTTATGGATATACTTAAAAATGACGTTTTAAATATGAGAAGCTTTGGTACTCTTCGCAACATATGAGCCTTCCCCTGTAATCTGGCCCCAAAACTGTTGAGGTCTGAATGTTTTGAGGACATCAACCTCCCTTTTAGCGGGTAGGTGCAAGATATCCTCTAAGGCTTCTACTGAGATCTCAAAATTAGAGTTATGCATCCGAAATTTCAGGGTACCTGTTGTGGTTAATTGAGTGTCTCCGACCAAAGATTCAGTCAGAGCCTTAAATAGATCAAGCTCTAGAGTACATAAGAAATCTAGAGTTAAGCAAGCATAAATAGGAAAGTTACAATGCACAAGATAATGCAACCTAAAATTATTAAGGAATCTATCAACCTCAATCTTAAGACTTAGAGCTTCAAGAGTTTCATCATTGGCATACCGGGTTGGGATGATACGTATTCGAGAAATATATTCATACCTTTTGGTGTGCTCCTCCTTCGTGAAAACGAAGCAATAAGGGTTTGGATTAAAGTAACCCCCTATTCTTCTCTTTACTCTTGCTGTCCCTGGTTGCTTTCATTTGTCAGACTTCTTGGATGCCATTGTTGAATCTTCaagaaatttcaaagtgagtggtCGGGTTTTTGGTTAAGGTATGTTGTTAAGGGTTGGATTTGGTGAAGGTTTTGTGAATGGAGTTTGAGTTTTATTTGGAAAAAGGGGTTAAAGGTTTCATCCTTTTGGTTTATGGTTATGGAGGTTTAAAGATTTTGAGTGAGAGAATTGGAAGGTTGAAGATGAA from Lathyrus oleraceus cultivar Zhongwan6 chromosome 1, CAAS_Psat_ZW6_1.0, whole genome shotgun sequence includes:
- the LOC127128178 gene encoding glutaminyl-peptide cyclotransferase; the encoded protein is MAATRSIKNKHREPRQKKNPSMATLPTPSRRRKPRTLATVSAILAVLLVISVVCLLLVSSNTWRAFQQVVSYETISVVNEFPHDPQAFTQGLLYAGNDTLFESTGLYKKSSVRKVALRTGKVEKLQKLDDSLFGEGLTLLSNRLIQVTWMQTNGFIYDLKNLSKLGTFNHDMKDGWGLATDGKVLFGSDGSSTLYQIDPQTFKAISKQVVFYKGHQVHNLNELEYINGEVWANVFMTDCIAKISPKDGVVVGWILLPNLRKELIEAGNNAIDVLNGIAWDAEQERIFVTGKLWPKLYEIKVSPIKSKIEEGMAEQLCLRKPFQFL